The Prevotella melaninogenica genome has a segment encoding these proteins:
- a CDS encoding hybrid sensor histidine kinase/response regulator, with translation MKNKGLSYFLRLQVDFLWLLCMVLCSQLHAQEHLTRNMLMLSNLNTDNGLSSARVYSIVEAEDGAMWISTKRGVDRNNGQQVRNYTLATDMQFSDASGRNIKLTKDSQQHIYAYDNKGKIYIYNKVKDTFQLQVNLMNVLGGSVVLNDLLVDDKGCFWMALDRGVYMMAPLSIAGSKDKTAYSSPNKGKYILKNTYVNHIRFFGKQLLIGSPSGVFAYSQNAAQPRLLLRGYSVLSSYHDVKAHQIWLGTFHRGILLLDDRTWKPLSSLTQFSSLSDIPLIPVRSIIPYDAATILMAVDGAGVYAYDKKTCKTNLLLNTDGRPENVLHGNGVYALCKDHLGDLWMGSYSGGVDMAIPMEHTLEFVRHEYLNSQSLINNGVNDVMQSVDAQDRNSKIWYATDKGVSIYDEQTHLWHHSLYNKVALTLCQTADGKVLVGTYGDGIFQVHADGSSSRTYSVSNGKLKTDYVYSIFKDSEGGLWIGCLDGDLVHIPSSSEKNGNVDNSVNYLPINEVQSIVESPDKKIIAVGTTHGCYRIDKRSLRVSRFFYPSEFPSVDYNFFVNAMDFQDARHIWIATDGGGLYLYDWQKHQVKNYTISQSLPSNTVYALVKTPIGKVWMSTDKGLAFIDHGKVTNLNFFKGLEREYKRMAVVRTQDGRMIFGSSEGAVVLASKFARGLNYKAPLHITGVEVEGNTFDEAAQQEDWNAELFKMLQTGKMSFSHSENTLIVHFESINYQYQHDIQYQYYLEGYDHQWSVPSAYQQARFATLPPGSYTLHVKAMGRSNGRILGESTLRIHIAQPWWNSWWAWIVYLSIFGAIVYFGWDYYRERLHRKYYDDKINFFVNTAHNIRTPLSLVLAPLADLAKDTTLGDKSRKFLEMALRNGDKLLRMVTELLDFQKIAVAKTQVHLQNVELSVLLRQQVDKFQMSAQEKYISLRLTTCGQHTFSTDLSMMDLIFENLLSNAVKYTPVGGTITVSASIDEVGKQVCIQVSDTGIGIPKSEARHIFQSFFRASNAVNSQEMGSGLGLMLTRQLVQKLGGKLTFESEEGKGTAFLVVLPDNGNVNVPVSSKPASLPETSDTSVSADEKIKSEESLKDTLLFVDDNEDLHQYIRMAFADQYHVVDVESGEAALTYLAENGECDIVVSDVMMPGMQGDELCRRIKENKETSWLPVILLTAKAGRDFMIEGLDLGADDYIAKPFDSAILASKIASMLKNRCRLSQYYMERSLAIVRGEDSGQSSQKSLLPSEPSVPSASDEKNESSDEKEPELDPMDQAFVEKATRLVLDNLSDTDFTIDRLCREMAMSRTLFYGKLKTLTGQGP, from the coding sequence ATGAAAAATAAAGGCTTATCATATTTCCTAAGATTACAGGTTGATTTCCTGTGGCTCTTGTGTATGGTGCTGTGTTCGCAGCTCCATGCTCAGGAACATTTGACCCGCAATATGCTGATGTTGTCGAATCTCAATACGGACAATGGACTCTCCAGTGCCCGTGTGTATTCGATAGTTGAGGCTGAGGATGGTGCTATGTGGATCAGTACCAAGCGAGGCGTTGACAGGAACAATGGTCAACAGGTACGGAACTATACCTTGGCTACGGATATGCAGTTTAGTGATGCCAGTGGTAGAAACATCAAGTTGACTAAGGATAGCCAACAGCATATCTATGCCTATGATAATAAAGGAAAGATCTATATATATAATAAGGTGAAAGACACTTTCCAACTCCAGGTCAATCTGATGAATGTACTTGGAGGAAGTGTGGTGCTCAATGACTTGTTGGTTGATGACAAGGGATGCTTTTGGATGGCGTTAGATAGGGGCGTGTATATGATGGCTCCTCTATCTATTGCTGGTAGCAAAGACAAAACAGCGTATAGTTCGCCGAACAAAGGAAAATACATTCTGAAGAACACATATGTCAATCATATCCGATTCTTCGGCAAACAATTATTGATAGGTTCTCCTTCGGGAGTCTTCGCCTATTCACAAAATGCAGCCCAGCCTCGATTGCTCTTGCGAGGGTATTCCGTGCTTTCGTCTTATCACGACGTGAAGGCTCATCAGATATGGTTGGGAACTTTCCATCGTGGCATTCTCTTGCTCGATGACAGAACATGGAAGCCATTGTCTTCTCTCACGCAATTCTCATCCTTATCAGATATTCCGCTCATCCCTGTTCGTTCCATTATCCCCTACGATGCAGCCACCATCTTGATGGCGGTGGATGGAGCAGGTGTCTATGCCTACGACAAGAAGACTTGTAAGACGAATCTACTTTTGAATACGGATGGCAGACCGGAAAATGTATTGCATGGCAATGGCGTCTATGCCCTTTGCAAGGACCATCTTGGCGACCTTTGGATGGGCTCCTATTCAGGAGGTGTGGATATGGCTATTCCTATGGAGCATACCTTGGAGTTTGTGCGCCATGAGTATCTCAACAGCCAGTCGCTTATCAATAATGGTGTGAACGATGTTATGCAGAGCGTGGATGCACAGGACCGCAATAGCAAAATATGGTATGCTACCGACAAGGGGGTGAGCATCTATGACGAGCAAACCCATCTGTGGCATCATTCCCTATATAATAAGGTGGCGCTTACCCTTTGTCAAACTGCCGATGGCAAGGTCTTGGTGGGAACCTATGGTGATGGCATCTTTCAGGTTCATGCCGATGGAAGCAGTAGTCGGACTTACTCTGTGTCGAATGGCAAGTTAAAGACCGACTATGTGTATAGCATTTTCAAGGATAGCGAAGGAGGCTTGTGGATAGGTTGTTTGGATGGAGACTTGGTACATATCCCATCATCATCAGAAAAGAATGGAAATGTGGATAACTCCGTTAACTACTTGCCAATCAATGAAGTTCAGAGTATCGTGGAGTCTCCTGATAAGAAGATTATTGCGGTGGGAACGACCCATGGATGTTATCGTATCGACAAGCGAAGCCTTCGTGTCAGTCGATTCTTCTATCCGTCGGAATTTCCGTCAGTCGATTATAATTTCTTTGTCAATGCGATGGATTTTCAGGATGCACGGCATATCTGGATAGCCACCGATGGAGGAGGCTTGTACCTCTACGATTGGCAGAAGCACCAGGTTAAGAACTATACCATCTCGCAGTCTTTGCCTTCCAACACCGTCTATGCCTTGGTCAAGACTCCCATTGGCAAGGTGTGGATGAGTACCGACAAGGGACTGGCTTTCATCGATCATGGAAAGGTGACCAATCTCAACTTCTTCAAGGGATTGGAGCGGGAGTACAAGCGTATGGCTGTGGTCCGAACCCAAGACGGGCGAATGATATTTGGAAGCAGTGAAGGAGCTGTGGTCTTGGCATCCAAGTTTGCCAGAGGATTGAACTACAAGGCTCCTCTTCATATCACGGGTGTTGAGGTGGAAGGAAATACTTTCGATGAGGCTGCCCAACAGGAAGATTGGAATGCAGAACTCTTCAAGATGTTGCAGACTGGCAAGATGAGCTTTTCACACAGCGAGAATACTCTCATCGTGCATTTCGAGAGCATCAATTACCAGTATCAGCACGACATCCAATACCAGTATTATTTGGAGGGGTATGACCATCAGTGGAGTGTGCCTTCTGCCTACCAGCAGGCTCGTTTCGCCACCTTGCCTCCTGGCAGTTACACCTTGCATGTCAAGGCAATGGGTAGGAGCAACGGACGCATTTTGGGAGAATCCACCTTGCGCATTCATATCGCCCAACCATGGTGGAACTCTTGGTGGGCATGGATTGTCTATCTCAGCATCTTTGGTGCTATCGTCTATTTCGGCTGGGATTACTACAGGGAGCGTTTGCATCGCAAGTACTACGATGACAAAATCAACTTCTTTGTGAATACCGCTCATAACATCCGTACCCCTTTGAGTCTTGTGCTGGCACCTCTTGCCGACTTGGCGAAGGATACTACACTGGGCGATAAGAGCCGAAAGTTCTTGGAGATGGCACTGCGTAATGGCGACAAGCTTCTGAGGATGGTGACCGAGTTGCTTGATTTCCAGAAAATAGCCGTAGCGAAGACACAAGTCCACTTGCAGAATGTGGAACTGTCTGTCCTCTTGCGTCAGCAGGTGGATAAGTTCCAGATGTCTGCCCAGGAGAAATATATCAGTCTTCGATTGACAACCTGTGGACAGCATACCTTCTCTACCGATCTTTCTATGATGGATTTGATATTCGAGAATCTGCTCTCCAATGCCGTAAAATATACGCCGGTGGGTGGAACCATCACCGTCTCTGCTTCGATCGATGAGGTTGGCAAGCAGGTCTGCATCCAGGTAAGCGATACCGGCATCGGTATCCCGAAATCCGAGGCAAGGCATATCTTCCAGAGTTTTTTCCGTGCCTCCAATGCGGTCAACTCTCAAGAGATGGGCAGTGGCTTGGGCTTGATGCTCACTCGCCAGCTTGTGCAGAAACTGGGAGGAAAGTTAACGTTCGAGAGCGAGGAAGGCAAGGGAACTGCTTTCTTGGTTGTGTTGCCTGATAACGGAAATGTTAATGTTCCCGTTTCTTCCAAGCCAGCAAGTCTGCCAGAAACTTCAGATACCTCCGTGTCTGCCGATGAAAAAATAAAATCAGAGGAATCCCTTAAGGACACGCTCCTTTTTGTAGATGACAACGAAGACCTCCATCAATACATCCGTATGGCTTTCGCTGACCAATATCATGTGGTGGATGTGGAGAGTGGTGAGGCAGCCTTGACCTATCTGGCAGAGAATGGCGAGTGCGACATCGTGGTATCCGATGTGATGATGCCGGGTATGCAGGGCGACGAACTCTGCCGTCGCATCAAGGAAAACAAGGAGACCAGTTGGCTGCCTGTCATTCTCCTGACGGCGAAGGCTGGTCGCGACTTCATGATAGAAGGGCTAGACCTTGGAGCAGACGATTACATTGCCAAGCCATTCGACTCTGCCATTCTTGCCAGCAAGATAGCGAGCATGTTGAAGAACCGTTGTCGTCTGAGTCAATACTATATGGAGCGAAGTCTCGCCATCGTCAGAGGAGAGGACTCTGGGCAATCGTCTCAAAAGAGCCTGTTGCCAAGCGAACCTTCCGTGCCATCCGCTTCCGATGAAAAGAATGAATCTTCCGATGAAAAAGAACCGGAATTGGATCCGATGGACCAAGCTTTCGTTGAGAAAGCAACCCGTCTCGTCCTCGATAACCTAAGCGACACCGACTTTACCATCGACCGCCTTTGCCGGGAGATGGCGATGAGCCGCACCCTCTTCTATGGCAAGTTGAAGACTCTGACGGGGCAAGGACCGTAA
- a CDS encoding helix-turn-helix domain-containing protein — translation MRLEQAAQYLKQGDSVLDVSVKTGFVNVKYFSTVFKKHFGVSPSKYE, via the coding sequence ATCCGTTTAGAGCAGGCAGCCCAGTATCTGAAGCAAGGCGATAGCGTCTTGGATGTCTCTGTGAAGACAGGATTTGTAAACGTAAAGTACTTCAGTACAGTCTTCAAGAAGCATTTCGGGGTGTCACCGAGTAAGTATGAATAA
- a CDS encoding glycoside hydrolase family 5 protein encodes MFTAFSCSASPSVVDTPDTSESIPTAKQWNKDVVGWNLGNEFECSAPGQDGESMQIGNPDGSIHAETAWGNPVVTKKMIQAVKKAGFNAIRIPIRWQCHITNAQAMSIDKAWIARIKEVVGWCLDNDLKVIINAHHEKWLEGRPTYQYKDENCQKLALLWMNISSEFANYDSRLAFAGTNEVHVRDNWSKPTAENLEVQNAYNQIFVDMVRATGGNNAKRHLILQTYVCNPWFGIENGGFIIPKDAEGNGNNYMSVEFHYYQPWSYAGDCAYDYWGDAYKDVGKIPAENEKTMTDFFDKAMNTWSNKGLGIVIGEWGVTDHYKSNSVKVHENMTYYCKFLTTEARKRGFSTFVWDNNHFGNGSEKYGIFDRFKSMKVYAPWIIEGIFGKE; translated from the coding sequence ATGTTTACTGCATTTTCTTGCAGTGCTAGTCCTTCGGTGGTGGATACGCCTGATACAAGCGAATCGATTCCTACCGCCAAGCAATGGAACAAGGATGTAGTAGGTTGGAATCTCGGCAATGAATTCGAGTGCTCAGCTCCTGGACAGGATGGCGAGTCGATGCAGATTGGCAACCCTGATGGTTCCATCCATGCAGAGACAGCTTGGGGCAATCCCGTTGTCACCAAAAAGATGATACAAGCCGTGAAGAAGGCAGGTTTCAATGCCATCCGGATTCCAATCCGTTGGCAGTGCCACATTACCAATGCTCAGGCGATGAGCATCGACAAGGCTTGGATTGCTCGTATCAAGGAGGTAGTGGGTTGGTGTCTGGATAATGACCTCAAGGTTATCATCAATGCGCATCATGAAAAATGGCTAGAAGGTCGTCCTACCTATCAATATAAGGATGAAAACTGCCAAAAGCTTGCGCTCCTCTGGATGAATATCTCCTCTGAGTTTGCCAATTATGACAGCCGCTTGGCTTTCGCCGGTACCAATGAGGTTCACGTCAGGGACAACTGGAGCAAGCCTACTGCCGAGAACCTCGAAGTGCAGAATGCTTACAATCAGATATTCGTGGATATGGTTCGTGCCACAGGCGGCAACAATGCCAAGCGCCACCTCATCTTACAGACTTACGTTTGCAACCCTTGGTTTGGCATCGAGAATGGAGGATTCATCATTCCGAAGGATGCCGAAGGCAATGGCAACAACTATATGAGTGTGGAATTCCACTACTATCAGCCATGGAGTTATGCCGGCGATTGCGCCTACGATTACTGGGGTGATGCCTACAAGGATGTTGGCAAGATACCTGCTGAAAACGAGAAGACGATGACGGATTTCTTCGATAAGGCAATGAATACCTGGAGTAACAAAGGACTGGGTATCGTAATAGGAGAATGGGGAGTAACCGACCACTATAAGTCAAACTCAGTGAAAGTGCATGAAAACATGACCTACTACTGTAAGTTCTTGACTACGGAGGCTCGCAAACGAGGCTTCTCTACTTTCGTTTGGGACAACAACCACTTTGGCAACGGCTCTGAGAAGTATGGCATCTTCGACCGTTTCAAGAGTATGAAGGTGTATGCTCCTTGGATTATCGAAGGAATCTTTGGGAAAGAATAA
- a CDS encoding SusC/RagA family TonB-linked outer membrane protein, with the protein MRKKTMFLGMLGAGLMWMPTSAILAAQMNNAAMSVQQNQGIKGTVVDATGETLIGASVKVAGTTNGVVTDLDGNFTLNCGPGATLEVSYVGYKTMTVKAVNGMKIKMQVDSKTLNEVVVTALGIKRDRKALGYGLEEVKGEELSKAKETNVINSLSGKVAGLVVQNTAGGASGSTRVLLRGNTEMAGNNQPLYVVDGVPLDNTNFGSAGESGGYDLGDGISAINPDDIETMTVLKGPAASALYGSRASHGVILITTKKAEKDKISVEYNGSYTVDTQLAKWDDIQEIYGAGYNGELPASSTSGTNTSWGPKADDFMFKYFDGEERPFLMHPNNASDFFRTGFTTQNSAILSVNSGKTGMRFSVTDMRNKDILPNTNMSRDNFNLRVNTSAGPVDFDFTANYTREKVKNRPALGDSQSNVGKNLMTLAGTYDQAWLKHYEDADGNYSNWNGNDQYNKNPYWDLYKNSNTSDKDVFRFTGKAIWNINNHLKLQGTIGTDINSMNFEDFIAKTTPGTPAGKLTDQIFNNRTLNAEILALYNNSWGDFDVNATAGGNIFKVNNKTTTNVGLNQQMNGIQNIMNYQEQNTRESMYKKQISSLYASASLGYKHTYYLEGTIRGDKSSTLPSGNNTYIYPSVSGSLVFSEFIKNKKFINYGKIRASWAKVGSDTDPYLLALNYTTGKYSYSGYTIGMIANSTQPNKDLKPTMTDSYEVGLEMKFFNGRLGLDATYYNQNSKDQILSLASTTTSGYAYRLINAGEIQNQGIEIVLNARALQIKDFAWDLGVNFSKNTNKVKSLTNGMDYFELAKAYWCGVSVGAKVGENYGAIRGHDFLYNDKGQVVVDAATGLPKVDQKIKTIGNSTWDWTGGFYSTFSYKNFRLSAAFDVKVGADIYSMSMRSAYQTGKAKGTLVGREEWYTSEEARKASGMDLAAWRETGNCKGFVVEGVIDNGDGTYRKNDIAVNPEDYWKHVANGVQSAFVYDNSYVKCREITFGYTFPESILGKYVKGLTVSFVARNPFIIWKNIPNIDPDSSYNTSGLGLEYGSLPSRKSYGLNVNVKF; encoded by the coding sequence ATGAGAAAGAAAACCATGTTTCTCGGCATGCTCGGTGCAGGTTTGATGTGGATGCCAACTTCTGCCATCCTCGCTGCTCAGATGAACAATGCTGCTATGAGCGTTCAGCAGAACCAAGGCATCAAGGGTACAGTGGTGGATGCCACTGGCGAAACCTTGATTGGTGCAAGCGTGAAGGTGGCTGGTACAACAAACGGTGTCGTTACCGATCTGGATGGTAACTTTACGCTGAATTGCGGGCCTGGAGCTACACTCGAAGTGAGCTACGTCGGTTACAAGACGATGACCGTGAAAGCTGTTAATGGTATGAAAATCAAGATGCAAGTGGATAGTAAGACCTTGAATGAGGTGGTTGTCACCGCCCTCGGTATCAAACGAGACCGCAAGGCTCTCGGCTATGGCTTGGAGGAAGTGAAGGGTGAGGAACTCAGCAAGGCGAAGGAAACCAACGTCATCAACTCTCTTTCAGGTAAGGTGGCTGGTCTCGTCGTGCAGAATACGGCTGGCGGTGCTTCTGGTTCTACCCGCGTGCTCCTTCGTGGTAATACAGAAATGGCAGGCAATAACCAGCCTCTCTACGTGGTGGATGGTGTGCCTTTGGATAATACAAACTTTGGCAGTGCTGGTGAAAGTGGCGGTTATGATCTGGGTGATGGAATCTCTGCCATCAATCCTGATGATATTGAGACGATGACCGTATTGAAAGGTCCTGCTGCCTCTGCCCTTTATGGTAGCCGTGCTTCCCACGGTGTTATCTTGATTACGACCAAGAAGGCGGAGAAGGATAAGATTTCCGTGGAGTACAATGGTTCTTACACTGTCGATACCCAGTTGGCTAAGTGGGACGACATCCAGGAGATATATGGCGCTGGTTACAATGGCGAGCTGCCTGCATCCAGCACCTCTGGTACCAATACCAGTTGGGGACCTAAGGCCGATGATTTCATGTTCAAGTATTTCGATGGTGAGGAGCGTCCATTCTTGATGCACCCTAACAACGCCTCCGATTTCTTCCGCACAGGTTTCACCACCCAAAACTCTGCCATCCTCTCTGTTAATTCCGGTAAGACGGGTATGCGTTTCTCTGTTACCGATATGCGCAACAAGGACATCCTGCCTAACACCAATATGAGTCGTGACAACTTCAACCTCCGTGTTAATACCTCTGCAGGTCCTGTTGACTTCGACTTCACCGCCAACTATACTCGTGAGAAGGTAAAGAACCGTCCTGCCCTTGGTGACTCCCAGAGCAACGTGGGTAAGAACCTCATGACTCTGGCGGGTACCTACGACCAGGCTTGGTTGAAGCACTATGAGGATGCCGACGGCAACTATTCCAACTGGAATGGTAACGACCAGTATAACAAGAACCCATACTGGGATCTCTATAAGAACAGCAATACATCCGACAAGGACGTGTTCCGTTTTACGGGTAAGGCCATCTGGAACATCAACAACCACCTCAAGTTGCAGGGTACCATCGGTACCGACATCAACAGCATGAACTTCGAGGACTTCATCGCCAAGACAACTCCAGGTACTCCTGCCGGAAAGCTTACCGACCAAATCTTCAACAACCGCACACTCAACGCAGAGATACTCGCCCTCTACAACAACTCATGGGGCGACTTCGATGTCAATGCTACCGCTGGTGGTAACATCTTCAAGGTGAACAACAAGACCACTACCAACGTCGGTCTCAACCAGCAGATGAATGGAATACAGAACATCATGAACTATCAGGAGCAGAATACTCGTGAGAGCATGTACAAGAAACAGATCAGTTCTCTCTATGCCAGCGCGAGCCTCGGCTACAAGCATACTTACTATCTGGAGGGAACCATCCGTGGAGATAAGTCTTCTACGCTCCCTTCGGGCAATAATACATATATATATCCTTCTGTATCTGGTAGCTTGGTTTTCTCCGAGTTTATCAAGAACAAGAAGTTTATCAATTACGGTAAGATTCGCGCATCTTGGGCAAAGGTAGGTAGCGATACCGATCCATACCTGTTGGCACTCAACTATACCACGGGCAAGTACAGCTACTCGGGTTATACCATCGGTATGATAGCCAACTCAACACAGCCAAACAAGGATTTGAAGCCTACTATGACAGATTCTTACGAGGTAGGCTTGGAGATGAAGTTCTTCAACGGACGCTTGGGTTTGGATGCCACCTATTACAACCAGAACTCCAAGGACCAGATTTTGAGCTTGGCTTCAACCACCACCTCTGGCTATGCTTACCGCCTCATCAATGCCGGTGAGATTCAGAACCAGGGTATTGAGATTGTCCTCAATGCCCGTGCCTTGCAGATCAAGGACTTCGCTTGGGACTTGGGTGTCAACTTCTCGAAGAATACCAACAAGGTGAAGTCGCTCACCAATGGCATGGACTACTTCGAGTTGGCGAAGGCATACTGGTGCGGTGTTTCTGTTGGTGCCAAGGTAGGAGAGAATTATGGAGCCATCCGTGGACACGACTTCCTCTATAACGACAAGGGTCAGGTGGTTGTCGATGCAGCTACTGGTCTTCCAAAGGTTGACCAGAAAATCAAGACCATCGGCAACTCTACTTGGGACTGGACAGGTGGTTTCTACTCAACCTTCAGCTACAAGAACTTCCGCCTCTCTGCTGCATTCGATGTTAAGGTAGGTGCCGACATCTACTCTATGTCCATGCGTTCCGCATACCAGACAGGTAAGGCAAAGGGAACATTGGTAGGCCGTGAGGAGTGGTACACTTCTGAGGAGGCTCGCAAGGCTTCGGGTATGGACCTTGCCGCATGGCGTGAAACAGGTAACTGCAAGGGATTTGTCGTAGAGGGTGTTATCGACAATGGCGATGGTACTTATCGTAAGAACGACATCGCCGTGAACCCTGAGGATTACTGGAAGCATGTGGCAAATGGCGTGCAGAGTGCCTTCGTTTACGACAACTCTTACGTGAAGTGTCGTGAGATTACTTTCGGCTATACCTTCCCAGAGAGCATCCTGGGCAAGTATGTCAAGGGCTTGACCGTATCCTTCGTGGCTCGTAACCCATTCATTATTTGGAAGAATATTCCTAACATCGACCCAGACTCCAGTTACAATACCTCTGGTCTCGGTCTGGAATATGGCTCTCTACCATCTCGCAAGAGCTATGGTTTAAACGTGAACGTGAAGTTCTAA
- a CDS encoding SusD/RagB family nutrient-binding outer membrane lipoprotein: MNNIIKKYIGKSSLMMAFALMTTGTAMTSCSDETLSNINTDKTKVSELDPNAQLTTTLLQTYGDFSLMDTYRNYISGFPQYFAGGWNVTNYAGSNFREDDITRRVWDRYYEVSIKNLVDAIHNSADKANLNAALRIHRVYLTAVLADTYGDVPCLEAGLGYISGISTPKYDTVEELYSWFFEELDACEKQLGTGTDRISGDVTSMGGDVAKWKKYANALRMRYAMRISDVNPQKAKEEFEKAVAAGAIASAADDAYIRYADTPYTYYDGANDYDFRTNALGEILYGQDATSPTMVCSTLFYQLQNTNDPRLYRICRHYYNIKRSQVKPDKEQNIDLTDDFLAYFRSKNLGEEPCNPGATWYTDWMNPATVDDLPTLKKYAEIDKNTYANSDYIARAGRPCLNIDFEMPSCPGDLMSYAEVEFLKAEAATKGWNVGGGDAESHYEAGVRASMELLNNYYLTSNKISKEEIDTFIANNPLGDNPKETINTQAWILHMMNPSEGWANMRRSDYPAILNRDLLTKNGFTYTDSNWSMPVRLQYPELEGQYNSANYKAAIDRMGGTDDWHKRLWWDKADVNLQPDFNPPFGKGYSK, encoded by the coding sequence ATGAACAATATAATCAAGAAATATATAGGTAAGAGCAGCCTGATGATGGCTTTCGCCCTGATGACAACCGGCACTGCGATGACTTCTTGCTCAGATGAAACCTTGAGTAACATCAATACCGACAAGACCAAGGTGAGCGAGCTCGACCCTAACGCACAGTTGACTACTACTTTGTTGCAGACTTATGGTGACTTCAGTTTGATGGATACCTACCGTAACTATATCTCAGGTTTTCCACAGTATTTCGCTGGTGGTTGGAACGTAACCAACTATGCAGGTTCCAACTTCCGTGAGGACGACATCACTCGTCGCGTCTGGGACCGCTACTATGAGGTCAGCATCAAGAACCTTGTGGATGCCATCCACAATTCAGCAGACAAGGCAAACTTGAATGCGGCACTTCGTATCCATCGTGTCTATCTCACGGCAGTCTTGGCAGATACCTACGGTGACGTGCCTTGTTTGGAGGCAGGTCTGGGTTACATCTCAGGCATCTCCACCCCTAAGTATGATACCGTAGAGGAACTCTACAGCTGGTTCTTTGAGGAGCTTGACGCTTGCGAGAAGCAACTTGGCACCGGTACCGACCGCATTTCTGGTGATGTCACCAGCATGGGTGGTGATGTAGCCAAGTGGAAGAAGTATGCCAATGCGCTCCGTATGCGCTATGCCATGCGCATTTCAGATGTTAATCCACAGAAGGCAAAGGAAGAGTTTGAGAAGGCTGTTGCTGCCGGTGCTATCGCCAGTGCAGCAGATGATGCTTATATCAGATATGCCGATACTCCTTATACTTATTATGATGGAGCCAACGACTACGATTTCCGCACCAATGCCTTAGGAGAGATTCTCTATGGTCAGGATGCCACATCGCCTACCATGGTATGCTCTACCTTGTTCTATCAGTTGCAGAATACCAACGACCCTCGTCTCTATCGCATCTGCCGTCACTACTACAATATCAAACGTAGTCAGGTGAAGCCAGACAAAGAGCAGAACATCGACTTGACCGATGATTTCCTGGCTTACTTCCGGAGCAAGAATCTCGGTGAAGAGCCTTGCAACCCTGGTGCTACCTGGTACACAGACTGGATGAATCCAGCTACGGTTGATGACCTTCCCACTTTGAAGAAGTATGCGGAGATAGACAAGAACACTTATGCCAACTCTGATTATATAGCCCGAGCAGGTCGTCCTTGCCTGAACATCGACTTCGAGATGCCTTCTTGTCCTGGCGACTTGATGAGCTATGCCGAGGTGGAGTTCCTCAAGGCTGAGGCTGCAACCAAGGGTTGGAATGTTGGGGGTGGTGATGCAGAGAGCCACTACGAGGCTGGTGTTCGTGCCAGCATGGAGTTGCTCAACAACTACTATCTTACATCCAACAAGATTTCCAAGGAAGAGATAGATACGTTCATTGCCAATAATCCGTTGGGTGACAATCCTAAGGAGACTATCAACACCCAAGCTTGGATTCTCCACATGATGAACCCTTCTGAGGGTTGGGCAAACATGCGCCGCTCTGACTATCCTGCCATCTTGAATCGTGATCTCTTGACCAAGAATGGTTTTACTTACACAGATTCTAACTGGTCAATGCCTGTCCGTTTGCAGTATCCTGAGTTGGAAGGTCAGTACAACAGTGCCAACTACAAGGCTGCCATCGACCGCATGGGTGGTACAGACGACTGGCACAAGCGCCTCTGGTGGGACAAGGCTGATGTAAACCTTCAGCCAGACTTCAATCCTCCATTCGGAAAGGGATACAGCAAGTAG